A DNA window from Coffea arabica cultivar ET-39 chromosome 6c, Coffea Arabica ET-39 HiFi, whole genome shotgun sequence contains the following coding sequences:
- the LOC140008465 gene encoding uncharacterized protein isoform X1 — MSLKIPNFYHQSPLTTPQSGAQRKFSIPRHRGWKRRKLKLKSTQNLSLTIRCHFNYNFLDSSPFENLFQSLISQFSSANSLHLLAPALGLASGAAIFFSQFSEKSELMRIPRKHRNNKFVGDWILFTSPTPFNRFVVLRCPSISVEGSELLEDVNEKLMKEDRHFVRLNSGRIQVKEGDVEEAEKLVYQRVCVGTEDGGVLSLDWPVNLDLEEERGLDTTILIVPGTAEGSMEKDIREFVCECLRRGCFPVVMNPRGCAGSPITTPRLFTAADSDDISTAIQFINKARPWTTMMAVGWGYGANMLTKYLAEIGEKTPLTAATCIDNPFDLEEVTRSTPYHILLDQKLKTGLIDILRSNKELFQGRAKGFNVEKALLSTSVRDFEKAISMVSYGFAEIEDFYAKSSTRDMVGKVKIPLLFIQNDNGTVPIFSTPRSLIAENPFTSLLLCSYLPSKEITGSKSTVSWCQHLTIEWLAAVELGLLKGRHPLLKDVDVTINPSKGLTLAESRALHQNGRVNKLLNVPNFDALGVHSLNLAKNIFEAGDTRAKIYSRSKQESKGLRPDKDSLGQSSSIDAQLVREEVTNPDDGEMGQVLQTAKVVMNMLDATMPNTLTEEQKKKVLSAVGQGETLINALQGTVPEDVRGKLTTAVSGILHSDPNLKIDRLLSLGRIPDMASRLKSKVEEKTGQPSTDNGNEDPQPSAQSQRTDDFADVSKISKDKTSVGPESEPQASEYGQQSANSNHLPMTNGNAGEILDSDKKATNDLGNHMENMDSSRDRTGLGSDSLVNGSETVSKPELPGRSEGTVNAEDMVIEQHKENDSGKGQSSMKGESSSEEDSVKTAESSHLDQTISMPSAQTEDRSSAPVPMSESQIQEKEGDSSQKREENSVQGGSAEYDSKLPSFDVSQAFDAFTGIDDSTQVAVNSVFNVIEDMITQLEGGRENGDGAKDSTDENQKRENIGYEPKERGETQDPTAQNQFTGDDHKLEKQEENRNEKSIPCDSSFGIHTSKEFTSNDHSGRDPATSSGTDTNLSWETHSESYKREGNGRIKDLPTRKLSTESLVRYLNVIYQPNLLSVTTNLYGDHLYKEVFQKYLMSKKSNTKTLDMDTTATLFLDYSPEEGKWKLLEEPQNNSDNIHGDITDVKGETEAETNFSTDVDSIIEPSYVIFDSDRQEERVEKCKKTHTRVGIGDDNLEELLLLIKGIILDALKLEVERRVSDKDIEEMQPKLAKDLELVANSVCLSVGHDEQVFIMRGKDLTLDKFGTLEGQHIIRAITSAVQETSYLGRVLPVGVIVGSSLAALRNYFDVAALNGNSQNEHLILDQVEKSRNINHTRLTMKEADKMVSGKIYEKDDWDSSVDKCSQSSAINSSNGNTVMIGAVTAALGASALLVEQKSSGTTETLLKPLEEQDGHFKGPNNEEMSEKTQNNIVTSLAEKALLVAAPMVPTKEGGGVDHERLVAMLTELGQKGGILKLVGKIALLWGGIRGALSLTDKLISFLHVAERPLFQRISGFVLMVLVLWSPVVVPLLPTLVQSWATHNSPRIAELACLVGLCVSIMLMVTLWGKRIRGYDNPLEQYGLDLTSPSKVQHFAYGLIWGVILVLLIHYANFVSGFVHPSMPTYLSSSSSDAVTWLKVCGRLLWLVFRGLATATGVAIVEELLFRSWLPDEIAADFGYYPGVIISGLAFSLSQRSPWAIPGLWLLSLGLAGARQRSQGSLSLPIGLRAGIIVSSFILQRGGFLTYSPSLPNWLCGSHPFEPFSGIVGIAFSLALAIILYPRQPLLRKKSGAIREFSEGTARER, encoded by the exons ATGAGCCTCAAAATTCCGAATTTTTACCATCAATCGCCATTGACGACACCTCAGTCGGGAGCTCAGAGAAAATTCTCGATTCCTCGTCACCGAGGATGGAAGCGCCGGAAATTGAAGCTCAAATCAACTCAAAACCTATCTCTCACAATCCGATGCCACTTCAATTACAATTTCTTGGACTCCTCGCCTTTCGAAAATCTCTTCCAGAGCTTAATTTCTCAGTTTTCCTCTGCGAATTCCCTCCACTTACTCGCCCCCGCCCTAGGTCTTGCCTCTGGCGCGGCAAtttttttctctcaatttaGCGAGAAATCGGAATTGATGAGAATTCCGAGAAAACATAGGAATAATAAGTTCGTTGGTGACTGGATATTGTTTACGAGTCCGACACCGTTTAATCGGTTTGTGGTGTTACGATGTCCTTCGATATCAGTCGAGGGGAGCGAATTATTGGAGGATGTAAATGAGAAGCTTATGAAAGAAGATAGACACTTTGTAAGGTTGAACAGCGGGAGAATTCAAGTGAAGGAAGGTGATGTGGAGGAGGCAGAGAAGTTGGTGTATCAGAGAGTTTGCGTGGGGACGGAGGATGGAGGAGTCTTGTCCTTAGATTGGCCGGTGAATTTGGATTTGGAGGAGGAGAGAGGGTTGGATACGACTATTTTGATCGTTCCGGGGACGGCAGAAGGGAGCATGGAGAAGGATATTAGGGAGTTTGTGTGTGAGTGTCTTAGGAGAGGGTGTTTCCCGGTTGTTATGAACCCTAGGGGGTGTGCTGGTTCACCAATAACGACGCCACG GTTATTTACAGCTGCTGACAGCGATGATATCTCCACAGCTATACAGTTTATCAATAAGGCAAGGCCATGGACAACAATGATGGCTGTTGGCTGGGGTTATGGTGCAAATATGTTGACCAAGTACCTGGCAGAAATAGGAGAGAAAACACCTCTTACAGCTGCAACATGCATAGACAACCCTTTTGACTTGGAGGAAGTGACAAGATCAACTCCATACCATATCTTGTTAGATCAGAAGCTTAAAACTGGCTTGATTGATATATTGCGTTCAAACAAG GAACTGTTTCAAGGCCGTGCAAAAGGTTTCAATGTCGAGAAAGCTCTTTTGTCAACCTCTGTACGAGATTTTGAGAAAGCAATATCCATGGTATCTTATGGTTTTGCTGAGATTGAAGATTTTTATGCAAAATCTAGTACTCGAGACATGGTTGGAAAAGTGAAGATTCCGCTTCTTTTCATACAG AATGATAACGGGACAGTTCCAATATTCTCTACTCCACGCAGTTTGATAGCTGAAAACCCATTTACCAGTCTCCTTTTGTGCTCTTATTTGCCATCGAAAGAAATCACAGGCAGCAAATCAACTGTATCCTGGTGCCAGCATCTCACTATTGAG TGGCTTGCAGCTGTGGAGCTTGGACTTTTAAAGGGTCGACATCCACTCTTGAAAGATGTTGATGTTACCATCAATCCCTCCAAGGGTCTAACACTGGCTGAAAGCAGAGCATTGCACCAAAATGGCAGAGTGAACAAGCTCTTGAATGTTCCAAACTTTGATGCTTTAGGAGTGCATTCCCTTAATCTtgcaaaaaatatatttgaagCAGGCGATACTAGAGCTAAAATTTATTCAAGATCTAAACAAGAATCAAAAGGACTACGACCAGATAAGGATTCATTAGGCCAAAGTAGTTCTATTGATGCACAATTAGTGAGAGAGGAGGTTACAAATCCTGATGATGGTGAAATGGGCCAGGTCCTACAGACTGCAAAAGTTGTTATGAATATGCTAGATGCTACAATGCCCAACACACTGAcagaagaacaaaagaaaaag GTCCTCAGTGCTGTGGGTCAGGGGGAGACATTAATTAATGCTTTGCAAGGCACTGTTCCTGAAGATGTTCGCGGAAAGCTTACAACTGCTGTTTCTGGTATCCTGCACAGTGATCCAAATCTAAAAATTGATAGGCTCCTGAGCCTAGGACGAATTCCTGACATGGCATCACGATTGAAGTCAAAAGTGGAAGAGAAAACTGGACAGCCTAGCACAGATAATGGGAATGAAGATCCTCAACCTTCAGCTCAATCACAAAGGACTGATGACTTTGCAGATGTGTCTAAAATTAGCAAAGACAAGACCTCTGTGGGACCAGAATCTGAACCTCAGGCATCAGAGTATGGACAACAATCTGCTAACTCCAACCATCTTCCGATGACAAATGGTAATGCAGGTGAGATTCTTGATTCAGATAAAAAGGCTACAAATGACTTGGGAAATCACATGGAAAATATGGACTCTTCTAGAGATAGAACTGGTTTAGGTTCTGATTCTTTGGTAAATGGGTCAGAAACAGTTTCTAAGCCCGAGTTGCCTGGTAGGTCTGAAGGAACAGTCAACGCTGAGGACATGGTCATTGAACAACACAAAGAGAATGACAGTGGGAAAGGTCAGTCATCCATGAAAGGGGAGAGCAGTAGCGAGGAAGATAGTGTAAAAACTGCTGAATCTTCTCATCTTGACCAAACAATAAGTATGCCATCTGCTCAGACAGAGGACAGATCTTCTGCTCCAGTTCCCATGTCAGAGAGCCAAATCCAGGAAAAAGAAGGTGATAGTAgtcaaaaaagagaagaaaacagCGTTCAGGGTGGTTCAGCTGAATATGATTCTAAGCTTCCAAGCTTTGATGTTTCTCAAGCATTTGATGCTTTTACAGGAATTGATGATTCCACGCAAGTAGCAGTTAATAGTGTGTTCAATGTAATTGAGGATATGATCACACAATTAGAAGGAGGAAGAGAGAATGGTGATGGAGCCAAGGATAGTACCGATGAAaatcaaaagagagaaaacattGGATATGAGCCCAAAGAAAGAGGTGAAACTCAGGACCCAACTGCTCAGAACCAGTTTACTGGTGATGACCACAAATTGGAAAAGCAGGAGGAGAACAGAAATGAAAAGAGCATACCTTGTGACAGTTCATTTGGTATTCATACCTCTAAAGAATTTACCTCCAATGACCACTCTGGAAGAGATCCTGCTACAAGCAGTGGTACTGATACCAATCTCTCTTGGGAAACCCACTCAGAGAGTTATAAAAGGGAAGGAAATGGAAGGATTAAAGATTTGCCCACGAGAAAGCTGTCAACAGAAAGTCTAGTTAGATATTTAAATGTCATTTATCAACCCAATTTGTTGTCTGTAACTACAAACTTATATGGAGACCATCTTTACAAAGAGGTTTTTCAAAAGTATTTGATGTCAAAAAAGAGCAATACCAAAACACTAGATATGGATACAACAGCAACTTTATTTCTTGACTACTCTCCAGAAGAAGGTAAGTGGAAACTTTTGGAGGAACCACAAAATAACAGTGACAACATTCATGGTGATATTACTGATGTAAAAGGTGAAACTGAAGCTGAGACCAATTTTAGTACAGATGTAGACAGTATTATAGAACCATCATATGTTATATTTGATTCTGATAGACAAGAGGAAAGAGTTGAAAAGTGcaaaaaaacacacactagaGTGGGTATTGGTGATGACAATTTGGAGGAACTACTACTCTTGATTAAAGGTATCATATTGGATGCTTTAAAGCTTGAAGTTGAACGAAGGGTAAGTGACAAAGATATAGAAGAAATGCAGCCCAAACTTGCCAAAGATTTGGAGCTAGTTGCCAATTCTGTCTGTCTGTCAGTAGGGCATGATGAGCAGGTTTTTATCATGAGAGGAAAAGATCTTACTTTGGATAAATTTGGGACACTTGAAGGACAGCATATAATAAGAGCAATAACTTCTGCTGTTCAGGAAACCAGTTACTTAGGAAGAGTTTTGCCAGTTGGTGTTATTGTTGGGTCTAGCTTAGCTGCCTTGAGAAATTATTTTGATGTAGCTGCATTAAATGGTAATAGCCAGAATGAACACCTGATACTTGATCAAGTGGAAAAATCAAGGAATATAAATCATACTCGATTAACTATGAAAGAGGCTGATAAAATGGTTTCTGGAAAGATATATGAGAAGGATGACTGGGATAGTTCAGTTGACAAGTGTAGCCAAAGTAGTGCAATTAACAGTTCAAATGGAAATACTGTTATGATCGGTGCCGTCACTGCTGCTCTGGGTGCTTCTGCTTTGCTCGTAGAACAAAAG AGTTCTGGAACTACAGAAACTTTATTGAAGCCCTTGGAGGAGCAAGATGGTCATTTCAAGGGCCCCAATAATGAGGAAATGTCTGAGAAAACCCAGAATAACATAGTCACAAGCCTAGCTGAGAAAGCTCTGCTGGTTGCTGCTCCTATGGTACCCACAAAGGAAGGTGGCGGAGTGGATCATGAAAG GCTCGTTGCAATGTTGACAGAACTAGGACAAAAGGGTGGCATTTTGAAGCTTGTAGGCAAAATTGCTTTGCTTTGGGGTGGTATACGTGGTGCATTGAGTTTGACAGACAAGCTCATCTCATTTCTACACGTGGCTGAACGGCCATTGTTTCAGAG AATTTCTGGGTTTGTCTTGATGGTGCTTGTTTTATGGTCACCCGTTGTTGTTCCATTGCTTCCAACACTTGTGCAAAGCTGGGCAACACATAACTCGCCCAGGATTGCAGAGCTTGCTTGCCTTGTTGGCCTCTGTGTTTCCATTATGCTGATGGTTACCCTATGGGGCAAAAGAATTCGCGGGTATGATAATCCTCTTGAGCAATATGGGCTGGATTTGACTTCACCATCAAAG GTCCAACATTTTGCGTACGGTTTGATTTGGGGAGTCATACTTGTTCTGCTGATACATTATGCAAATTTTGTTTCTGGATTTGTCCACCCATCTATGCCTACCTatctttcttcatcatcttcagatGCTGTTACATGGCTTAAAGTGTGTGGGAGACTTCTTTGGTTAGTGTTTCGAGGACTTGCAACAGCAACTGGTGTCGCAATTGTCGAGGAGTTGCTCTTTAGGTCATGGTTGCCTGATGAAATTGCTGCTGACTTTGGATATTACCCTGGGGTCATCATATCAggacttgcattttctttgtCACAGAG GTCCCCCTGGGCTATACCAGGCTTATGGTTATTGTCACTAGGTCTAGCAGGCGCTCGACAAAGAAGCCAAGGGAGCCTATCCCTTCCAATTGGGCTTCGTGCAGGAATAATTGTATCTAGTTTCATCTTACAAAGAGGTGGGTTTTTGACTTACAGTCCCAGTCTTCCAAATTGGCTCTGCGGTTCTCACCCTTTTGAACCTTTTAGTGGGATTGTGGGTATTGCGTTTTCTCTAGCATTGGCTATTATTCTTTATCCTAGGCAACCTCTTCTTAGAAAGAAATCTGGGGCTATCAGGGAGTTCTCAGAAGGGACTGCAAGGGAAAGATGA
- the LOC140008465 gene encoding uncharacterized protein isoform X2, with protein sequence MMAVGWGYGANMLTKYLAEIGEKTPLTAATCIDNPFDLEEVTRSTPYHILLDQKLKTGLIDILRSNKELFQGRAKGFNVEKALLSTSVRDFEKAISMVSYGFAEIEDFYAKSSTRDMVGKVKIPLLFIQNDNGTVPIFSTPRSLIAENPFTSLLLCSYLPSKEITGSKSTVSWCQHLTIEWLAAVELGLLKGRHPLLKDVDVTINPSKGLTLAESRALHQNGRVNKLLNVPNFDALGVHSLNLAKNIFEAGDTRAKIYSRSKQESKGLRPDKDSLGQSSSIDAQLVREEVTNPDDGEMGQVLQTAKVVMNMLDATMPNTLTEEQKKKVLSAVGQGETLINALQGTVPEDVRGKLTTAVSGILHSDPNLKIDRLLSLGRIPDMASRLKSKVEEKTGQPSTDNGNEDPQPSAQSQRTDDFADVSKISKDKTSVGPESEPQASEYGQQSANSNHLPMTNGNAGEILDSDKKATNDLGNHMENMDSSRDRTGLGSDSLVNGSETVSKPELPGRSEGTVNAEDMVIEQHKENDSGKGQSSMKGESSSEEDSVKTAESSHLDQTISMPSAQTEDRSSAPVPMSESQIQEKEGDSSQKREENSVQGGSAEYDSKLPSFDVSQAFDAFTGIDDSTQVAVNSVFNVIEDMITQLEGGRENGDGAKDSTDENQKRENIGYEPKERGETQDPTAQNQFTGDDHKLEKQEENRNEKSIPCDSSFGIHTSKEFTSNDHSGRDPATSSGTDTNLSWETHSESYKREGNGRIKDLPTRKLSTESLVRYLNVIYQPNLLSVTTNLYGDHLYKEVFQKYLMSKKSNTKTLDMDTTATLFLDYSPEEGKWKLLEEPQNNSDNIHGDITDVKGETEAETNFSTDVDSIIEPSYVIFDSDRQEERVEKCKKTHTRVGIGDDNLEELLLLIKGIILDALKLEVERRVSDKDIEEMQPKLAKDLELVANSVCLSVGHDEQVFIMRGKDLTLDKFGTLEGQHIIRAITSAVQETSYLGRVLPVGVIVGSSLAALRNYFDVAALNGNSQNEHLILDQVEKSRNINHTRLTMKEADKMVSGKIYEKDDWDSSVDKCSQSSAINSSNGNTVMIGAVTAALGASALLVEQKSSGTTETLLKPLEEQDGHFKGPNNEEMSEKTQNNIVTSLAEKALLVAAPMVPTKEGGGVDHERLVAMLTELGQKGGILKLVGKIALLWGGIRGALSLTDKLISFLHVAERPLFQRISGFVLMVLVLWSPVVVPLLPTLVQSWATHNSPRIAELACLVGLCVSIMLMVTLWGKRIRGYDNPLEQYGLDLTSPSKVQHFAYGLIWGVILVLLIHYANFVSGFVHPSMPTYLSSSSSDAVTWLKVCGRLLWLVFRGLATATGVAIVEELLFRSWLPDEIAADFGYYPGVIISGLAFSLSQRSPWAIPGLWLLSLGLAGARQRSQGSLSLPIGLRAGIIVSSFILQRGGFLTYSPSLPNWLCGSHPFEPFSGIVGIAFSLALAIILYPRQPLLRKKSGAIREFSEGTARER encoded by the exons ATGATGGCTGTTGGCTGGGGTTATGGTGCAAATATGTTGACCAAGTACCTGGCAGAAATAGGAGAGAAAACACCTCTTACAGCTGCAACATGCATAGACAACCCTTTTGACTTGGAGGAAGTGACAAGATCAACTCCATACCATATCTTGTTAGATCAGAAGCTTAAAACTGGCTTGATTGATATATTGCGTTCAAACAAG GAACTGTTTCAAGGCCGTGCAAAAGGTTTCAATGTCGAGAAAGCTCTTTTGTCAACCTCTGTACGAGATTTTGAGAAAGCAATATCCATGGTATCTTATGGTTTTGCTGAGATTGAAGATTTTTATGCAAAATCTAGTACTCGAGACATGGTTGGAAAAGTGAAGATTCCGCTTCTTTTCATACAG AATGATAACGGGACAGTTCCAATATTCTCTACTCCACGCAGTTTGATAGCTGAAAACCCATTTACCAGTCTCCTTTTGTGCTCTTATTTGCCATCGAAAGAAATCACAGGCAGCAAATCAACTGTATCCTGGTGCCAGCATCTCACTATTGAG TGGCTTGCAGCTGTGGAGCTTGGACTTTTAAAGGGTCGACATCCACTCTTGAAAGATGTTGATGTTACCATCAATCCCTCCAAGGGTCTAACACTGGCTGAAAGCAGAGCATTGCACCAAAATGGCAGAGTGAACAAGCTCTTGAATGTTCCAAACTTTGATGCTTTAGGAGTGCATTCCCTTAATCTtgcaaaaaatatatttgaagCAGGCGATACTAGAGCTAAAATTTATTCAAGATCTAAACAAGAATCAAAAGGACTACGACCAGATAAGGATTCATTAGGCCAAAGTAGTTCTATTGATGCACAATTAGTGAGAGAGGAGGTTACAAATCCTGATGATGGTGAAATGGGCCAGGTCCTACAGACTGCAAAAGTTGTTATGAATATGCTAGATGCTACAATGCCCAACACACTGAcagaagaacaaaagaaaaag GTCCTCAGTGCTGTGGGTCAGGGGGAGACATTAATTAATGCTTTGCAAGGCACTGTTCCTGAAGATGTTCGCGGAAAGCTTACAACTGCTGTTTCTGGTATCCTGCACAGTGATCCAAATCTAAAAATTGATAGGCTCCTGAGCCTAGGACGAATTCCTGACATGGCATCACGATTGAAGTCAAAAGTGGAAGAGAAAACTGGACAGCCTAGCACAGATAATGGGAATGAAGATCCTCAACCTTCAGCTCAATCACAAAGGACTGATGACTTTGCAGATGTGTCTAAAATTAGCAAAGACAAGACCTCTGTGGGACCAGAATCTGAACCTCAGGCATCAGAGTATGGACAACAATCTGCTAACTCCAACCATCTTCCGATGACAAATGGTAATGCAGGTGAGATTCTTGATTCAGATAAAAAGGCTACAAATGACTTGGGAAATCACATGGAAAATATGGACTCTTCTAGAGATAGAACTGGTTTAGGTTCTGATTCTTTGGTAAATGGGTCAGAAACAGTTTCTAAGCCCGAGTTGCCTGGTAGGTCTGAAGGAACAGTCAACGCTGAGGACATGGTCATTGAACAACACAAAGAGAATGACAGTGGGAAAGGTCAGTCATCCATGAAAGGGGAGAGCAGTAGCGAGGAAGATAGTGTAAAAACTGCTGAATCTTCTCATCTTGACCAAACAATAAGTATGCCATCTGCTCAGACAGAGGACAGATCTTCTGCTCCAGTTCCCATGTCAGAGAGCCAAATCCAGGAAAAAGAAGGTGATAGTAgtcaaaaaagagaagaaaacagCGTTCAGGGTGGTTCAGCTGAATATGATTCTAAGCTTCCAAGCTTTGATGTTTCTCAAGCATTTGATGCTTTTACAGGAATTGATGATTCCACGCAAGTAGCAGTTAATAGTGTGTTCAATGTAATTGAGGATATGATCACACAATTAGAAGGAGGAAGAGAGAATGGTGATGGAGCCAAGGATAGTACCGATGAAaatcaaaagagagaaaacattGGATATGAGCCCAAAGAAAGAGGTGAAACTCAGGACCCAACTGCTCAGAACCAGTTTACTGGTGATGACCACAAATTGGAAAAGCAGGAGGAGAACAGAAATGAAAAGAGCATACCTTGTGACAGTTCATTTGGTATTCATACCTCTAAAGAATTTACCTCCAATGACCACTCTGGAAGAGATCCTGCTACAAGCAGTGGTACTGATACCAATCTCTCTTGGGAAACCCACTCAGAGAGTTATAAAAGGGAAGGAAATGGAAGGATTAAAGATTTGCCCACGAGAAAGCTGTCAACAGAAAGTCTAGTTAGATATTTAAATGTCATTTATCAACCCAATTTGTTGTCTGTAACTACAAACTTATATGGAGACCATCTTTACAAAGAGGTTTTTCAAAAGTATTTGATGTCAAAAAAGAGCAATACCAAAACACTAGATATGGATACAACAGCAACTTTATTTCTTGACTACTCTCCAGAAGAAGGTAAGTGGAAACTTTTGGAGGAACCACAAAATAACAGTGACAACATTCATGGTGATATTACTGATGTAAAAGGTGAAACTGAAGCTGAGACCAATTTTAGTACAGATGTAGACAGTATTATAGAACCATCATATGTTATATTTGATTCTGATAGACAAGAGGAAAGAGTTGAAAAGTGcaaaaaaacacacactagaGTGGGTATTGGTGATGACAATTTGGAGGAACTACTACTCTTGATTAAAGGTATCATATTGGATGCTTTAAAGCTTGAAGTTGAACGAAGGGTAAGTGACAAAGATATAGAAGAAATGCAGCCCAAACTTGCCAAAGATTTGGAGCTAGTTGCCAATTCTGTCTGTCTGTCAGTAGGGCATGATGAGCAGGTTTTTATCATGAGAGGAAAAGATCTTACTTTGGATAAATTTGGGACACTTGAAGGACAGCATATAATAAGAGCAATAACTTCTGCTGTTCAGGAAACCAGTTACTTAGGAAGAGTTTTGCCAGTTGGTGTTATTGTTGGGTCTAGCTTAGCTGCCTTGAGAAATTATTTTGATGTAGCTGCATTAAATGGTAATAGCCAGAATGAACACCTGATACTTGATCAAGTGGAAAAATCAAGGAATATAAATCATACTCGATTAACTATGAAAGAGGCTGATAAAATGGTTTCTGGAAAGATATATGAGAAGGATGACTGGGATAGTTCAGTTGACAAGTGTAGCCAAAGTAGTGCAATTAACAGTTCAAATGGAAATACTGTTATGATCGGTGCCGTCACTGCTGCTCTGGGTGCTTCTGCTTTGCTCGTAGAACAAAAG AGTTCTGGAACTACAGAAACTTTATTGAAGCCCTTGGAGGAGCAAGATGGTCATTTCAAGGGCCCCAATAATGAGGAAATGTCTGAGAAAACCCAGAATAACATAGTCACAAGCCTAGCTGAGAAAGCTCTGCTGGTTGCTGCTCCTATGGTACCCACAAAGGAAGGTGGCGGAGTGGATCATGAAAG GCTCGTTGCAATGTTGACAGAACTAGGACAAAAGGGTGGCATTTTGAAGCTTGTAGGCAAAATTGCTTTGCTTTGGGGTGGTATACGTGGTGCATTGAGTTTGACAGACAAGCTCATCTCATTTCTACACGTGGCTGAACGGCCATTGTTTCAGAG AATTTCTGGGTTTGTCTTGATGGTGCTTGTTTTATGGTCACCCGTTGTTGTTCCATTGCTTCCAACACTTGTGCAAAGCTGGGCAACACATAACTCGCCCAGGATTGCAGAGCTTGCTTGCCTTGTTGGCCTCTGTGTTTCCATTATGCTGATGGTTACCCTATGGGGCAAAAGAATTCGCGGGTATGATAATCCTCTTGAGCAATATGGGCTGGATTTGACTTCACCATCAAAG GTCCAACATTTTGCGTACGGTTTGATTTGGGGAGTCATACTTGTTCTGCTGATACATTATGCAAATTTTGTTTCTGGATTTGTCCACCCATCTATGCCTACCTatctttcttcatcatcttcagatGCTGTTACATGGCTTAAAGTGTGTGGGAGACTTCTTTGGTTAGTGTTTCGAGGACTTGCAACAGCAACTGGTGTCGCAATTGTCGAGGAGTTGCTCTTTAGGTCATGGTTGCCTGATGAAATTGCTGCTGACTTTGGATATTACCCTGGGGTCATCATATCAggacttgcattttctttgtCACAGAG GTCCCCCTGGGCTATACCAGGCTTATGGTTATTGTCACTAGGTCTAGCAGGCGCTCGACAAAGAAGCCAAGGGAGCCTATCCCTTCCAATTGGGCTTCGTGCAGGAATAATTGTATCTAGTTTCATCTTACAAAGAGGTGGGTTTTTGACTTACAGTCCCAGTCTTCCAAATTGGCTCTGCGGTTCTCACCCTTTTGAACCTTTTAGTGGGATTGTGGGTATTGCGTTTTCTCTAGCATTGGCTATTATTCTTTATCCTAGGCAACCTCTTCTTAGAAAGAAATCTGGGGCTATCAGGGAGTTCTCAGAAGGGACTGCAAGGGAAAGATGA